The Catellatospora citrea DNA segment CGGGCGCCACCGCCCACCAGGGTGCGGCCTGCACCCGTTGCGCCTGCCGGGCGAGCTGCGGTGGCAGGAATCCCTCGAACACGAACGAGAACCCGAACCGCTCGGCGTCGGTGACGTGCCCGGTGGCCTTGACGAACGTGGCGAACTGGGCGTTGGTGACCGTGGTCGGGTCGATGCGGAACGGGCTCAGTGCGATCTCGCGGACCGGGCCCTCGCCGTCGGCGGGGAAGCCTTCGGCGTCGTCGGTGCCCATCAGGAACCTGCCGCCGGGTATGGCGACGGTGCGCGCGGCGGCCCGTGACGGCGTACCGACGGCTCGGTGTGCTGTTCGTGGCTTCGCGGTGAGCGTGAGCAGGGCGGGTCCCGTGCTGCCGGCCGAGGGCGCGCAGCAGTCGGGCGGGTGTTCGGCCATGGTGGTCCCTTCGTGCTGCCCGGCGGCGGACGCGCCCGCCGCCGGGCAGTTCCGGTCAGGTCAGGGTGCGGTGCTGCCGGAGCTGACGCGGTCGGCGGCCAGCTGCGCCGCCAGTGCGGGGATGCCCAGCGCCTGCTCCTGCGCCGGGGTGGCGTTGTGCAGTTTGTTGGTCAGCTGGTGCGGGTCGTTGACCAGGTCGTAGTACTCGCGGAACAGGATCGCGCCGGAGCCGGTCGGCAGGCCGTTGTTGTCGGTGTGCAGCTGGTAGTACTCGGTGTACTGCTTGTTCGTCCCGATGTAGGACGCCCAGGTGTGCGGGCCGCCGGTGCCGGTGCCGTGCTTGAAGAACTCGGTCAGCACGTGGTTGCGCCGGTGCGGGCCGAGCAGCGAGTGCCCGTCCTGCGGGTACTGGGCGTCCGGGGTGATCCCGGCGGCGTCGAGGATGGTCGGCGCGATGTCGATGTTGGCGGCGAGCCTGTTGTCGTCGGCGCCGGTGTCGAGGCCGCCGGCCGGCCAGGACACGAAGAACGGCACCTCGACGACGGGGGTGTAGGGCACGGACTTCTTGGTCCAGCCGTGGTCGGCCCAGGCGAAGCCGTTGTCGGCGATGAAGAACACCAGGGTGTTGTCGAGCTGGCCGAGGGCTTCGAGCTTGTCGTGCACGGCCTGCACGGCATCGTCGACCGACAGCAGGGTGCGCAGCTGGTTGGTGCGGATGTTGCGGCCGTCGGCCAGCGTGCCGGTGGCGTCCTGGACGAAGCCGGGCTTGTCGCTGCGGTCGGCCTCGGGCACCGACGGGCGGCCGTCCCACGCCGGGACCGCGGTGTCGGTGTACTTGGCTTCGGGGGTGTTCGGGCCGTGCGAGGCGTACGGGGCGAGGTAGAGGAACCAGGGGCGGGTGTCGGTGGCGGTGCGGTCGAGGAACTTCAGGGCCCGGTTCTTCACCACGGTCGTGGTGTAGTTGTTGATCGTCTGCACGGTGCCGTCGACGTTCCAGGTGCCGTTGGTGTAGGTGGGCGGGGCGAGGACCGCGAACTCGTCGAAGTAGGGCGGGTTGTCGTCGACGTCCCAGCCGTTGAGGTACTTGCCGTACAGGCCGGTGCGGTAGCCGTTCTGTTGCAGGTAGCGCTGCACGGTGGAGTGGTGGTTCAGGTTCGCGGCGTGCTGGTTGCCGCGTACGCCGTGGTTGTGCGCGTACTGGCCGGTGAAGATCGAGGAGCGGCCCGGCGCGCACAGCGGCGTGGTCGCGTGCCCGCGGGTGAACTCGACGCCGTTGCCGGTCAGCCAGGCCCGGGTCTTCGGGATCGCCCAGGCGGTCCCCTTCGGATGGTCGTCGGTGACGATCACCAGGATGTTGGGCCTGGTGTCGGCGGCCTGTGCGGTGGCCGCGGGCCAGCCGGCGGCCGCGGTCGCGCCCGCCGCGGCCGACGCCGCGAGGAACGTGCGCCGCTTGAGCGAGGAGGTGCCTTCGGACATGGGCCTTCCCTTCGTACGCGCACGGCGGCGTCACGCCGCGCGGCATAAGTGCGCGGCGTGACGCTGGTGCGATGGGGGTGGGCGGCGGTGGCGGTGCCACGCGGCCGCGAGGAGCAGCGCGGGCGTTCAGCCGCCCGTGGGCGGCGTGAGCGCGCAGGTCAGCGCAGACAGAGCGCGCTCGCCTGCCGCCGTAGATCGACGTGCCGGCGGGCCGTGAACAAGGGCCTGCGCTCCATGTGACCGAGCCTAGAAAGGACCCTCAAGGATCTCAAGAAACTCAATATTTCGTCATTTGAAACTGTGTTAACAGCTTGCCGGATCGTCAGCGGCGGCGGGCGGAGGCGTCGATCTCGGCGTTGGCCTTCGCGACCTTCTCGGCGATCGCCGCGCCCACCATGGCGAGCAGGACGAGGTAGGCGCAGCCCAGCAGCGGGCCGGGCAGCGACAGCAGCTCGCCCAGCGGGGATCCGGTGAGGTCGAAGGGCTGCCGGTCGAGGTGCAGCACGCCCTCGTCGTCGGTCATCGCGCTGGTCACGATCCAGCTCAGCACCAGGTTCAGCACGATGTTGACGATCAGGCCGAGGACGGGCACGAGCACCGGCTGGCGCAGCTTCAGCAGCCAGGCGGCCACCGCCGCGGTGATCATCGCGAGCACGGGGACCAGCACGTCGTGCGCGGCGTCGA contains these protein-coding regions:
- a CDS encoding sulfatase family protein; this encodes MSEGTSSLKRRTFLAASAAAGATAAAGWPAATAQAADTRPNILVIVTDDHPKGTAWAIPKTRAWLTGNGVEFTRGHATTPLCAPGRSSIFTGQYAHNHGVRGNQHAANLNHHSTVQRYLQQNGYRTGLYGKYLNGWDVDDNPPYFDEFAVLAPPTYTNGTWNVDGTVQTINNYTTTVVKNRALKFLDRTATDTRPWFLYLAPYASHGPNTPEAKYTDTAVPAWDGRPSVPEADRSDKPGFVQDATGTLADGRNIRTNQLRTLLSVDDAVQAVHDKLEALGQLDNTLVFFIADNGFAWADHGWTKKSVPYTPVVEVPFFVSWPAGGLDTGADDNRLAANIDIAPTILDAAGITPDAQYPQDGHSLLGPHRRNHVLTEFFKHGTGTGGPHTWASYIGTNKQYTEYYQLHTDNNGLPTGSGAILFREYYDLVNDPHQLTNKLHNATPAQEQALGIPALAAQLAADRVSSGSTAP
- a CDS encoding putative leader peptide, which gives rise to MERRPLFTARRHVDLRRQASALCLR